The Roseibaca calidilacus genome has a window encoding:
- a CDS encoding ribonuclease E/G produces the protein MKGSTIALDHIGERQAAALMVDGILDDFLIDPPDWVTPPESLFRGKLGRPVKGMGGAFVDLPNGQSGFLRQTKGLRPGDPILVQVTGLAEQGKAVPVTTRLLFKSRFAIVTPDAPGLNISRQIDDDALRADLDALARDCMEGAGDKLGLILRSACMDAQEADIADDILQMRSLAEQVLGDLTGAPELLLAAPGAHELAWRDWADADTLDDAAGSFVRHGVDDALDKLTRADVGLAHGASMVIEPTRALVAVDINTGPDTSPAAGLKANIAAIRALPRELRLRGLGGQVVIDLAPYPKREKQVLEQVLSAAFKRDGRDTVLAGFTPLGNFELTRKRDRVALSVLLP, from the coding sequence ATGAAAGGCAGCACGATTGCGCTGGACCATATCGGCGAACGGCAGGCCGCAGCGCTTATGGTCGATGGTATTCTAGATGATTTCCTGATCGACCCGCCAGATTGGGTCACCCCGCCCGAGTCGCTCTTTCGCGGAAAGCTGGGACGGCCCGTGAAGGGCATGGGGGGCGCTTTTGTCGACCTGCCAAATGGACAAAGCGGGTTCCTGCGCCAGACAAAAGGGCTGCGGCCCGGCGATCCGATCCTTGTGCAGGTGACAGGGCTGGCAGAGCAGGGCAAGGCCGTGCCTGTCACCACGCGCCTGCTGTTCAAAAGCCGCTTCGCCATTGTCACGCCCGATGCGCCGGGCCTGAACATCTCGCGCCAGATTGACGATGACGCGCTGCGCGCCGATCTGGATGCGCTGGCGCGCGACTGTATGGAAGGGGCAGGGGACAAGCTTGGCCTGATCCTGCGCTCTGCCTGCATGGATGCGCAAGAGGCAGATATCGCCGATGACATATTGCAAATGCGCAGCCTTGCCGAACAGGTGCTGGGCGATTTGACCGGCGCGCCCGAATTGCTGCTGGCTGCACCGGGTGCCCATGAACTGGCTTGGCGCGACTGGGCGGATGCCGACACGCTGGATGACGCCGCTGGCAGTTTCGTGCGGCACGGGGTGGACGATGCGCTTGACAAGCTGACCCGCGCCGACGTGGGTCTGGCCCATGGCGCGTCCATGGTGATCGAACCCACCCGCGCGTTGGTCGCTGTGGATATCAACACAGGCCCCGACACCAGCCCCGCCGCCGGGTTGAAAGCCAATATCGCCGCGATCCGCGCCCTGCCGCGCGAGTTGCGCTTGCGCGGGCTTGGCGGTCAGGTGGTCATCGACCTTGCGCCCTATCCGAAACGCGAAAAACAAGTGCTGGAACAGGTTCTGAGCGCCGCGTTCAAACGCGACGGGCGCGACACGGTGCTGGCCGGCTTCACGCCCTTAGGCAATTTTGAGCTGACCCGCAAACGCGACCGCGTGGCGCTGTCGGTGCTGTTGCCATGA
- a CDS encoding DNA gyrase inhibitor YacG: MSCPICRKAALAEYRPFCSRRCADIDLARWLRADYAIPVPLTDAEDDVVTDPPNLPESH, from the coding sequence ATGAGCTGCCCGATTTGCCGCAAAGCCGCGCTGGCAGAGTATCGCCCCTTTTGCTCGCGTCGCTGCGCCGATATCGACCTCGCGCGCTGGTTGCGGGCGGATTACGCCATCCCCGTGCCCTTGACCGATGCAGAGGATGACGTGGTGACGGACCCGCCAAACCTGCCTGAATCGCATTAG
- the lepB gene encoding signal peptidase I, which translates to MAKSDGKKDGLWENVKTIFYALLIAGLFRTLFFQPFWIPSGSMKETLLIGDFLFVNKMAYGYSRYSCPFAICPFSGRIFASDPERGDIVVFRHPGTGADYIKRLIGLPGDTVQIRDGQIILNGEPVPQTPDGDFSEEYARQGSSQQFPRCENAPVGEGGDCLKSRMIETLPNGVSYPVLNISDNSAADNTPVFTVPDGEFFFMGDNRDNSLDSRMPRSVGGVGFVPFDHLIGRARHVVFSAEGRSLYMFWTWRGDRFFEALR; encoded by the coding sequence ATGGCAAAAAGTGATGGCAAGAAAGACGGGCTGTGGGAGAACGTGAAAACGATCTTCTATGCGCTTTTGATCGCGGGCTTGTTCCGCACCCTGTTCTTTCAGCCTTTCTGGATTCCCTCTGGGTCTATGAAGGAAACCTTGTTGATCGGGGATTTCCTATTCGTGAACAAAATGGCCTATGGCTATTCACGTTATTCCTGTCCCTTCGCGATATGCCCGTTTTCGGGCCGTATTTTCGCGTCCGACCCAGAGCGCGGCGATATCGTGGTGTTTCGACATCCCGGCACGGGGGCCGATTACATCAAGCGGCTAATCGGGTTGCCGGGGGATACGGTGCAAATCCGTGATGGCCAGATCATTCTGAATGGCGAGCCCGTGCCGCAAACCCCCGATGGTGATTTCAGCGAGGAGTATGCGCGCCAAGGTTCGTCGCAGCAGTTTCCGCGCTGCGAGAATGCGCCGGTGGGCGAGGGCGGCGATTGCCTGAAATCGCGTATGATCGAAACGCTGCCGAACGGGGTCAGCTACCCGGTGTTGAATATCTCGGACAATAGTGCGGCGGACAACACGCCGGTCTTTACCGTGCCGGACGGCGAATTCTTCTTCATGGGCGACAACCGCGACAATTCGCTCGACAGCCGGATGCCGCGCAGTGTTGGTGGTGTGGGCTTCGTGCCGTTCGACCACCTGATCGGGCGTGCGCGCCACGTGGTCTTCTCTGCCGAGGGCCGCTCGTTGTACATGTTCTGGACATGGCGGGGGGATCGCTTCTTCGAGGCGCTTCGGTGA
- a CDS encoding GNAT family N-acetyltransferase, whose translation MSLRYQALTGAAIDAVIDGLAALRIRVFHDWPYLYAGDLGYERGYLAVYRDNPRAIVAAAFDGDRLVGAATGLPMVDADPEFRAAFEGTDHNPEQIFYCAESVLLPDYRGQGAGHRFFDLREQHARALGLRFAAFCSVKRPEDHPARPHGYRPLDGFWRKRGYAPLPGVVAQFTWRDLGDATDTAKPLQVWMRAL comes from the coding sequence ATGAGCTTGCGGTATCAGGCTTTGACGGGGGCCGCGATAGATGCGGTCATTGACGGGCTTGCGGCGTTGCGCATCCGCGTGTTCCATGACTGGCCCTATTTATATGCGGGCGATCTGGGTTATGAGCGCGGATATTTGGCGGTTTACCGCGACAACCCGCGCGCTATCGTGGCCGCGGCGTTTGATGGTGACCGGCTGGTGGGGGCCGCGACGGGCCTGCCGATGGTCGATGCCGACCCGGAATTTCGCGCGGCCTTTGAGGGCACCGATCATAACCCCGAGCAGATCTTCTACTGTGCCGAGTCGGTGCTGCTGCCCGACTACCGGGGGCAGGGGGCGGGCCACCGCTTTTTCGACCTGCGCGAGCAGCACGCGCGCGCTTTGGGCCTGCGTTTTGCCGCGTTTTGCAGTGTGAAACGGCCAGAGGACCACCCCGCACGGCCCCATGGCTACCGCCCGCTGGATGGGTTCTGGCGCAAACGCGGTTATGCGCCGCTGCCGGGCGTGGTGGCCCAATTCACATGGCGCGATCTTGGCGATGCGACGGACACCGCGAAACCCCTGCAAGTCTGGATGCGCGCGCTATGA
- the infA gene encoding translation initiation factor IF-1 — protein MAKEELLEFPGVVRELLPNATFRVELENGHEINAHMAGKMRKNRIRVLVGDKVQVEMTPYDLTKGRINYRFK, from the coding sequence ATGGCCAAGGAAGAACTGCTCGAATTTCCCGGTGTCGTCAGAGAACTCCTGCCTAATGCGACATTTCGGGTCGAGCTGGAAAACGGCCATGAGATCAATGCGCATATGGCAGGCAAGATGCGGAAAAACCGCATCCGTGTTCTGGTTGGCGACAAAGTTCAGGTGGAAATGACACCCTATGACCTGACCAAGGGGCGGATCAATTACCGCTTCAAGTAA
- the gyrB gene encoding DNA topoisomerase (ATP-hydrolyzing) subunit B — protein MSAEAQKIDEYGADSIKVLKGLDAVRKRPGMYIGDTDDGSGLHHMVYEVVDNGIDEALAGHADFVSVIIHADSSVSVMDNGRGVPTDIHAEEGVSAAEVIMTQLHAGGKFDQNSYKVSGGLHGVGVSVVNALSDWLELRIWRAGKEHVARFERGDTVRHLEVVGESGGKTGTEVRFLASTDTFSNLDYSFKTLENRLRELAFLNSGVRIILEDHRPAEPLKTELFYEGGVREFVRHLDRSKSAVMPEPIYINGERDGIGVEVAMWWNDSYHENVLPFTNNIPQRDGGTHMAGFRGALTRTINAYAQSSGIAKKEKVSFTGDDAREGLTCVLSVKVPDPKFSSQTKDKLVSSEVRPAVESLVNEKLAEWFEENPNYAKGIVSKIVEAALAREAARKARELTRRKTAMDVASLPGKLADCQERDPAKSELFLVEGDSAGGSAKQGRSRQNQAVLPLRGKILNVERARFDRMLGSQEIGTLITALGTGIGRDEFDLAKLRYHKIVIMTDADVDGAHIRTLLLTFFFRQMPQLIEAGHLYIAEPPLYKVARGKSEVYLKDKPSLENYLIDMGVDGAVLRLANGEEIIGQDLARIVTEARAVGRSLEAFPTHYPQHILEQATIAGALLAEALAAQPQALADSVAARLDLIAAEYERGWEGRPTQDGGLRLARVLRGVEEVRRLDGQVLRSGEARRLATHTQSLQEVYGQPAELVRRDRKQTIYGPVDLLNAILAEGEKGLTLQRYKGLGEMNPDQLWETTLDPEARTLLQVKVDDLAEADDLFTKLMGDVVEPRREFIQRNALNVENLDA, from the coding sequence ATGTCTGCCGAAGCCCAGAAGATCGACGAATACGGTGCCGATTCCATCAAGGTTTTGAAGGGGTTGGATGCGGTTCGCAAACGCCCCGGCATGTATATCGGCGATACAGATGACGGGTCCGGCCTGCACCACATGGTGTACGAGGTCGTCGATAACGGCATTGACGAGGCTTTGGCCGGTCATGCCGATTTCGTGAGTGTTATCATTCATGCCGACAGTTCCGTGTCGGTCATGGATAACGGGCGCGGCGTGCCGACCGATATTCATGCCGAAGAGGGGGTGTCTGCCGCCGAGGTCATCATGACCCAGTTGCACGCGGGCGGGAAATTCGACCAGAACAGCTACAAGGTGTCGGGCGGTCTGCACGGTGTGGGCGTGTCGGTTGTGAATGCCCTGTCCGACTGGCTGGAGCTGCGCATCTGGCGGGCGGGCAAGGAACATGTCGCCCGGTTCGAGCGTGGCGATACGGTGCGCCACTTGGAAGTGGTGGGCGAGAGCGGCGGCAAAACCGGGACAGAGGTGCGGTTTCTGGCCTCGACCGACACGTTCTCGAACTTGGATTATAGCTTCAAGACGCTGGAAAACCGGTTGCGAGAACTGGCGTTCCTCAATTCCGGCGTGCGGATTATTCTGGAAGACCACCGCCCCGCGGAGCCGCTGAAAACAGAGTTGTTCTACGAGGGCGGCGTGCGCGAATTTGTCCGGCACCTGGACCGGTCCAAGTCTGCCGTCATGCCCGAGCCCATCTATATCAACGGCGAGCGCGACGGCATTGGCGTGGAAGTGGCGATGTGGTGGAATGACAGTTACCATGAAAATGTGCTGCCCTTTACCAACAACATCCCGCAGCGCGATGGCGGCACGCATATGGCGGGCTTTCGTGGCGCGCTGACCCGCACGATCAACGCCTATGCGCAATCGAGCGGGATCGCCAAGAAAGAGAAGGTCAGCTTTACCGGCGATGACGCGCGCGAGGGGCTGACCTGCGTGCTGTCTGTAAAAGTGCCTGACCCGAAATTTTCCAGCCAGACCAAGGACAAGCTGGTCAGTTCCGAAGTGCGCCCGGCGGTGGAAAGCCTTGTGAATGAAAAGCTGGCGGAGTGGTTCGAGGAGAATCCGAATTACGCCAAGGGCATTGTCAGCAAGATTGTCGAAGCAGCCCTTGCGCGCGAAGCGGCCCGCAAGGCCCGCGAATTGACCCGGCGCAAAACCGCGATGGATGTGGCCAGCCTGCCCGGCAAGCTGGCCGATTGCCAAGAGCGTGACCCGGCGAAATCGGAATTGTTCCTTGTCGAGGGGGATTCTGCGGGCGGGTCCGCCAAGCAGGGCCGGTCACGGCAGAATCAGGCAGTGTTGCCGCTGCGCGGCAAAATCCTGAACGTGGAACGCGCGCGGTTTGACCGGATGCTTGGCTCTCAGGAAATCGGCACGCTGATTACCGCTCTTGGCACCGGCATTGGGCGGGATGAGTTTGATCTTGCGAAACTGCGCTACCACAAGATTGTCATCATGACAGATGCCGACGTGGACGGCGCCCATATCCGCACGCTGTTGTTGACCTTCTTCTTCCGCCAAATGCCCCAACTGATCGAGGCGGGGCATCTCTATATTGCCGAACCGCCGCTCTACAAGGTCGCGCGCGGCAAGTCAGAGGTGTATCTGAAGGACAAACCGTCCTTGGAAAATTACCTGATCGACATGGGGGTCGATGGGGCGGTGCTGCGGCTGGCCAATGGCGAGGAAATCATCGGTCAGGATTTGGCGCGCATCGTGACCGAAGCCCGCGCGGTGGGCCGGTCGTTGGAAGCGTTCCCAACGCATTATCCGCAACATATTCTGGAACAGGCCACGATTGCCGGCGCGCTTTTGGCCGAAGCGCTGGCCGCGCAACCGCAAGCGCTGGCCGATAGCGTGGCCGCCCGGCTGGACCTTATCGCCGCCGAATATGAGCGCGGTTGGGAAGGCCGCCCCACACAGGATGGCGGCTTGCGGCTGGCCCGCGTGCTGCGCGGCGTGGAAGAGGTGCGCCGACTGGACGGGCAGGTTCTGCGCTCGGGCGAGGCGCGGCGACTGGCCACCCACACCCAAAGCCTGCAAGAGGTTTACGGCCAACCCGCCGAATTGGTGCGCCGTGACCGCAAGCAGACGATCTATGGCCCGGTGGACCTGTTGAACGCGATCCTGGCAGAGGGCGAGAAGGGCTTGACGCTGCAACGCTACAAGGGCTTGGGCGAAATGAACCCCGACCAGCTATGGGAAACCACGCTGGACCCCGAAGCACGCACGCTGTTGCAGGTGAAGGTCGATGATCTGGCCGAAGCGGACGATCTTTTCACAAAGCTGATGGGCGATGTGGTGGAACCCCGCCGCGAGTTCATCCAGCGCAACGCGCTGAACGTGGAAAATCTGGACGCCTGA
- a CDS encoding carbon-nitrogen hydrolase family protein, with the protein MKLAAAAYPLDFLTDWNAYTAKLGAWVATGAATGAELLVFPEYGAMELASLGGAKVAADLDAALQEVMRHAPRVAALHGVLAAQHSVYILGASAPARGPAGHPVNCATLYGPKGVIGHQDKQIMTRFEREEWNIAPGQDGLRVFDTPLGRIGILICYDAEFPLLGRALAEAGAEILLVPSCTEGLAGYTRVKVGAMARALENQCVVVHAPTVGAADWCPAVDMNTGAAAIYGPPDRGFPDTGILAETALNAPGWAVAEIDRATIHAVRRDGAVLNHAHWPEQKMRLGPG; encoded by the coding sequence ATGAAACTTGCCGCTGCCGCTTACCCGCTGGATTTTCTGACCGATTGGAATGCGTATACCGCAAAGCTGGGCGCTTGGGTTGCAACGGGTGCGGCCACCGGGGCGGAACTGTTGGTGTTTCCCGAATATGGGGCGATGGAGCTGGCCAGTTTGGGCGGGGCCAAGGTTGCCGCCGATCTGGACGCCGCGCTGCAAGAGGTGATGCGCCATGCCCCGCGCGTGGCTGCCTTGCACGGCGTCCTCGCGGCGCAACACAGCGTCTATATCCTTGGCGCGAGCGCACCCGCGCGCGGCCCGGCAGGGCACCCGGTGAACTGTGCAACGCTTTATGGACCGAAGGGGGTGATCGGCCATCAGGACAAGCAGATCATGACCCGGTTCGAGCGTGAAGAATGGAACATCGCCCCCGGCCAAGACGGGCTGCGCGTGTTCGACACGCCGCTGGGGCGCATTGGCATTCTGATCTGCTACGACGCCGAATTCCCGCTTCTGGGCCGTGCGCTGGCCGAAGCCGGGGCAGAGATTCTTCTTGTGCCGTCCTGCACCGAAGGGCTGGCGGGATATACCCGCGTCAAGGTTGGTGCCATGGCCCGCGCGCTGGAAAACCAATGCGTGGTGGTCCACGCGCCCACGGTCGGCGCGGCGGATTGGTGCCCGGCGGTGGATATGAATACCGGGGCTGCCGCCATCTATGGCCCGCCCGACCGTGGCTTTCCCGATACCGGCATTCTGGCCGAAACCGCGCTCAATGCGCCGGGTTGGGCGGTGGCGGAGATTGATCGGGCCACCATTCATGCCGTGCGCCGGGATGGGGCCGTGTTGAACCATGCCCACTGGCCCGAGCAGAAAATGCGGCTTGGGCCGGGCTAA
- a CDS encoding Maf family protein — protein sequence MRLILGSGSPRRLEVLAQLGITPDKVVAADIDETPLKAELPRPYCERVTRAKLDAIATDPDDLLLCADTTVALGRRIMGKPADAGEAAAFLHKLSGRRHEVITAIALRHGAQIWTRTQVSAVKMKRLSNEEVNLYLASGEWQGKAGGYAIQGLGAAFIPWMQGSYTGVMGLPAMETAQLLRAAGYRWNA from the coding sequence ATGCGCCTGATTCTCGGCTCTGGCAGTCCAAGGCGGCTAGAGGTTCTGGCGCAGCTTGGCATCACGCCCGACAAGGTTGTCGCGGCGGATATAGACGAGACGCCGCTGAAAGCCGAATTGCCGCGCCCCTATTGCGAACGGGTGACGCGGGCCAAGCTGGATGCAATTGCCACCGACCCGGATGATCTGCTGCTTTGTGCCGATACAACGGTTGCATTGGGGCGGCGGATTATGGGCAAGCCTGCCGATGCGGGCGAAGCGGCGGCATTCCTGCATAAACTATCAGGGCGGCGGCACGAGGTGATTACCGCGATCGCGCTGCGCCATGGCGCGCAGATCTGGACGCGCACCCAAGTCAGCGCGGTCAAGATGAAGCGCCTGTCCAACGAGGAGGTGAACCTTTATCTTGCCTCTGGCGAATGGCAGGGCAAGGCGGGCGGCTATGCCATTCAGGGTTTGGGCGCAGCCTTTATCCCGTGGATGCAAGGGTCTTACACCGGCGTGATGGGCCTGCCCGCAATGGAAACCGCGCAGCTTTTGCGCGCGGCTGGCTACAGGTGGAACGCATGA
- a CDS encoding UPF0262 family protein: protein MSRISKIEIDDTGLPTPTPEVEQERKVAVFDLLEDNSFALLARDGQDAPPGPFQMTLAIRERRLVIDLRDEAGASVSEMHLSLGPFRQVVKDYYQICGSYFEAVKNMPPSQIEAIDMARRGIHNEGARILQERLEGKAVLDKDTARRLFTLVCVLHFGG from the coding sequence ATGAGCCGCATCAGCAAGATCGAGATTGACGACACCGGGCTGCCCACGCCCACGCCAGAGGTAGAACAAGAGCGCAAGGTCGCCGTGTTCGACCTGCTAGAAGATAACAGCTTTGCCCTTTTGGCACGCGATGGACAAGATGCCCCGCCGGGCCCTTTCCAGATGACATTGGCCATACGCGAGCGCCGTCTGGTCATCGATCTGCGCGATGAAGCGGGCGCTTCGGTCAGTGAAATGCATCTGTCGCTGGGCCCGTTTCGGCAGGTGGTCAAGGATTACTACCAGATCTGCGGCAGCTATTTCGAGGCGGTGAAAAACATGCCGCCCAGCCAGATCGAAGCGATCGACATGGCGCGGCGCGGCATTCATAACGAGGGCGCGCGCATCTTGCAGGAACGCCTAGAAGGCAAGGCCGTGCTGGACAAGGACACTGCCCGCCGCCTGTTCACACTTGTTTGCGTGTTGCATTTCGGGGGTTGA
- a CDS encoding ketosteroid isomerase-related protein, translated as MSRAIIEQYFTAFNAGDTDTMLSLVSDDVEHHVNQGEVRRGRAAFAEFCSHMGVSYREELRDMVVFLSEDGSRAAAEFMVHGEYLQTDPGLPEARGQAYVLPAGSFFALKEGQITRVTTYYNLQDWIAQVAA; from the coding sequence ATGAGCCGCGCAATTATTGAGCAGTATTTCACCGCGTTCAACGCAGGTGACACAGACACCATGCTGTCGCTGGTGTCTGATGACGTGGAGCACCATGTCAATCAAGGAGAGGTCCGGCGCGGGCGGGCGGCCTTTGCCGAGTTTTGCAGCCATATGGGCGTCAGCTACCGCGAAGAATTGCGCGATATGGTGGTTTTCCTGTCCGAAGATGGCTCCCGCGCGGCGGCGGAATTCATGGTGCATGGCGAATATCTGCAAACCGATCCCGGCCTGCCAGAGGCGCGGGGGCAGGCCTATGTTCTGCCCGCCGGGTCGTTCTTTGCGCTGAAGGAGGGCCAGATTACCCGCGTGACCACCTATTATAACCTGCAAGACTGGATCGCACAGGTCGCGGCATGA
- a CDS encoding carboxynorspermidine decarboxylase gives MAMQTFAGDPGAFARFDLHRVPSPCFVVDEVRVEANLRVLADVQTRSGATVLCALKAFSMWELAPLVSRYLSGVCASGLWEARLGREHYGGIVETFSAGYKPDEMAEIAALSDHIIFNTPAAKDRFLPVLQASGRAIHVGLRFNPGLPLGDDAKYDPAAPGSRLGTPLEQIDAAALGGVDGLHMHTLCEQDLSPLLAIWEHIAPRILELAPHLKWINFGGGHHITRADYDRDGLVDFLIRVREETGLHCYLEPGEAVALDAGILVGEVLDVVENDGANAILDISATCHMPDVIEAPYRPALLGEGGAVPVRLGGPSCLAGDVIGRYDFGGVPDIGSRVAFLDQAHYSMVKTTTFNGVRLPALAVWNSDSGALRVIRQFDYSDFKGRLS, from the coding sequence ATGGCAATGCAGACCTTCGCGGGCGATCCGGGCGCCTTTGCCCGGTTCGACCTGCACCGCGTGCCGTCGCCCTGCTTCGTGGTTGATGAGGTACGGGTGGAAGCGAATTTGCGCGTGTTGGCCGATGTGCAAACGCGTTCCGGCGCGACCGTGCTCTGTGCGCTAAAAGCCTTTTCCATGTGGGAACTTGCCCCCTTGGTCAGCCGCTACCTGTCGGGCGTCTGCGCGTCTGGCCTGTGGGAAGCACGGCTCGGGCGCGAGCATTACGGCGGCATTGTCGAGACGTTCTCGGCGGGCTACAAACCTGATGAGATGGCAGAGATTGCTGCGCTCTCGGACCATATCATCTTCAACACACCCGCCGCCAAGGACCGCTTTCTGCCGGTGCTGCAAGCGTCGGGGCGCGCGATCCATGTCGGCCTGCGCTTCAACCCCGGCCTGCCCTTGGGGGATGACGCGAAATATGACCCCGCCGCCCCCGGCTCTCGCCTTGGCACGCCGTTGGAGCAGATCGACGCGGCCGCGCTGGGCGGCGTAGATGGCCTGCACATGCACACTTTGTGCGAGCAAGACCTGTCGCCGCTGCTGGCGATCTGGGAGCATATCGCGCCGCGCATCCTTGAACTGGCCCCGCATCTCAAATGGATCAATTTCGGCGGCGGCCATCACATTACCCGCGCGGATTACGACCGCGACGGGCTGGTCGATTTCCTGATCCGCGTGCGCGAAGAAACCGGCCTGCATTGCTATCTTGAACCGGGCGAAGCCGTGGCGCTGGATGCAGGCATTCTGGTGGGCGAGGTGCTGGACGTTGTCGAAAATGACGGCGCGAATGCGATCCTAGACATATCCGCCACCTGTCACATGCCCGATGTGATCGAGGCACCCTATCGCCCCGCGCTGCTGGGCGAAGGGGGCGCGGTGCCGGTGCGCTTGGGTGGGCCTAGCTGCTTGGCGGGCGACGTGATCGGGCGCTATGATTTCGGCGGCGTGCCGGATATTGGCAGCCGCGTCGCGTTTCTGGATCAAGCGCATTATTCGATGGTGAAAACCACCACCTTCAACGGTGTGCGCCTGCCTGCCTTGGCCGTATGGAACAGCGACTCGGGCGCGCTGCGCGTGATCCGCCAGTTTGACTACAGCGATTTCAAGGGCCGCCTGTCATGA
- a CDS encoding agmatinase family protein, whose protein sequence is MIFLNSELTMSERQPEARFQIVPMPLEKTVSYGSGTAHGPAALIDASDQLERLWRGMEPCTAGIYTTPPIDCDQPLEEALAALAARTEGIARAGQIPVTLGGEHSLTWGAVMGVSRALGRRVGIVQIDAHADLRRAYQGFRHSHASVMQLLVEEEGMALAQYGVRALSSDEAALRDELGITYIDAEELVTGGIMQVTLPDDFPEDIYISFDVDGLDAPLMPATGTPVPGGLGYYQSLALVRSALKGRRCVGIDVVELAPIEGADVWDFTAAQLTYALIGIAQGG, encoded by the coding sequence ATGATCTTCCTGAACTCTGAACTGACCATGTCTGAGCGCCAGCCAGAGGCGCGGTTTCAGATCGTGCCCATGCCGCTGGAAAAGACCGTGTCTTACGGGTCTGGCACAGCGCATGGCCCTGCCGCGCTGATTGACGCGTCGGACCAGTTGGAACGGCTGTGGCGCGGGATGGAACCTTGCACGGCGGGCATTTATACCACGCCACCCATCGACTGCGACCAACCGCTGGAAGAAGCGCTGGCAGCGTTGGCCGCGCGCACCGAAGGGATTGCGCGGGCCGGGCAAATTCCGGTCACTTTGGGCGGCGAACACAGCCTGACATGGGGGGCTGTGATGGGCGTGTCGCGCGCGCTGGGCCGCCGGGTAGGCATTGTGCAGATCGACGCCCATGCCGACCTGCGCCGCGCCTATCAGGGTTTCCGGCACAGCCACGCATCGGTCATGCAACTACTGGTCGAGGAAGAGGGCATGGCGCTGGCGCAATATGGCGTGCGCGCTCTGTCCTCTGACGAAGCCGCGCTGCGTGACGAATTGGGCATCACCTATATTGACGCTGAAGAGCTTGTGACCGGCGGGATCATGCAGGTCACGCTGCCTGATGATTTCCCCGAGGATATCTATATCAGCTTCGATGTGGATGGGCTGGACGCGCCGCTGATGCCCGCGACCGGCACGCCGGTGCCCGGTGGCTTGGGCTATTACCAGTCGCTGGCGCTGGTGCGGTCGGCCCTGAAGGGGCGGCGCTGCGTGGGGATCGATGTGGTCGAACTGGCCCCGATCGAGGGCGCGGATGTCTGGGATTTTACCGCCGCGCAACTGACCTACGCGCTGATCGGGATTGCCCAAGGCGGGTAG
- a CDS encoding low molecular weight phosphatase family protein codes for MGTDFPSSVLFCCDHNSVRSPMAEGFMKKLYGQRAYVQSAGVHSDREIDGFSITVSAEDGVELSRHRSRSFEEMMDWGDDLGGFDLIIALSPASQRQALELTRFAHIDVEYWPIMDPSGLGESREAKLAAYRQARDQIKQRLLARFGPPSEG; via the coding sequence ATGGGCACGGACTTCCCCTCTTCCGTGCTGTTTTGTTGCGACCATAATTCCGTGCGCTCGCCCATGGCCGAGGGGTTCATGAAAAAGCTGTATGGGCAGCGCGCCTACGTCCAATCCGCAGGCGTGCATTCCGACAGAGAGATTGACGGGTTTTCGATAACCGTCAGCGCCGAGGATGGGGTGGAACTGTCGCGCCACCGGTCGCGGTCCTTTGAAGAAATGATGGATTGGGGCGATGATCTTGGCGGCTTCGATCTGATTATCGCCTTGTCGCCCGCAAGCCAAAGACAGGCGCTAGAACTGACCCGCTTTGCGCATATCGACGTAGAATACTGGCCAATCATGGACCCGTCCGGGCTGGGAGAGTCGCGCGAGGCGAAACTTGCGGCCTACCGGCAGGCCCGTGACCAGATCAAGCAACGCCTGTTGGCCCGGTTCGGGCCACCATCCGAAGGGTAA